Genomic window (Arachis hypogaea cultivar Tifrunner chromosome 13, arahy.Tifrunner.gnm2.J5K5, whole genome shotgun sequence):
ataatttcttattaaagaccaaaaatacttttaaatatatatatatatatatatcgaatttttatccttttttatatgtacttttattcaaatatttttacaaatttttttatcaaacgtATAAGcaatttacaaaatataaaatttatttactacttataaaaatattatttttagtttttttgttatttttataatatttaaaaaatatttttgttattataaaaataagagtTGTTTGTATTAGTGTCTCAAAAATCGGATGTGATTTTAATAGTTTAtcgtaaatatataatataaaatataaccaaaattagtacttttaagaaaatttattttaataaattctaaattagttttattttatcttgctaaTATCCCAATTAATAGTTATatttgagaaacaataaaaaattattttaaaacggTTTGAAATTATGTTATTTTACATTTTCTaataacacatattttattttatatttattaattattgttaaaagaattaaataatattagataaaataaatatataattttagatataacatacataaaattataaactaGAAAAgttaatatatttgatatttttgtactaataatttctttttctttttggtatCATTTAGCTTGATAAATTTGTGaataatttaggtttaattattctattggtttaattttacaaattttttaattatgtttttatacttttttttaagtaagtccttgtactaatttttttttttaattggatctctactttttttttctttttatttgagtctctgcactaattttttttttagttgggtttcTATACAATTAAGCTAATTACTATCAAGAGGAacctaaatgaaaaaaaattggtataaaaatccaattaaaaaagttataaaaatttaattaaaattttcataaaactataaaaactaacaaaataattaaatcaataatttattataaatttaaactttatttaagaatttaCAACAAATAAATTATTCCAAATATAATTTGATACACTTATTTAAGCCGCGGAACGAACTTAtcactccactaattcaatttaatttatactaatagactctaaattaatatattaagtcatttgaaaaaaaaaattatagatggTAAAAGAGTAATAATGAAAATGTTTTCCATTCACATTTTTCTCCTaacaatttgtcattaaattgacaattatatctttaaattattctttatttcaaattttaaataattgtgTTTTTAGTTaaagcaaaattaaaaacaatgataaatctaaaaaattaataaaaatcacttaataattaattattacaaaatttaaatatatcatttttaaaaattttaatatacaacTTTTTCTTAGCTGACTTTTATTCTGTCCTAGAATAAATAGCTAGCTGAAATAACCTACAATATGTTACCACATATATATTGTCATTTTCATTTTATATATTTCACCCTTAgtcacttattatatatattattttcattgcatTCTTAAATGAATACGCATGTTGGAATAACCATTTACGTCAAtatctatatatctatatatctttaaatctatctatatctatacaatatataatgaaaatatattatatttggggcataacttttttttctaatatactctttatcatatatattttttttaaaagaattgtattatttttaatacttaaatCGAAGTTTTCTTTACTTGGAATATAAAAGATTTACTATATTATTAACTAACCTCACATAAATAAACACACTAGTGTTAATATAAATAGAAAGTAAAATGTTACCGTAGAAAATAGTATAAtataaaaactcgaaaaaaaaatatttaaacacaATTAATATAGtaagtgtatactaaaattagctattaaaattagacgctaaaataaaatataattaaaatacaaaatgcaTATTTagattgaattaaattatatatctACTAGATTAAGATTCGTGCGATAATTGActatactatataatatatatttaaaatattatattatttaaaaataaattagataataTGTAAATTAATATTGTATAATATATTCATttagtaatttaatttatatatgattaataGGAAAAGTGCACAAATATCATTTTTAAAACATTGTCtttgtctttttctctgcttGCAGTATTAGAAACAAATTAAACCAAAACAATATATATGCATGTATTTTATCATGAAATGTTGGGTTGTTCCTTCATGAAACAAAATTAATGTCAtctaaatctttttttattattgttatttgtgATAGAACAATGCTTCTAATTCCATCGAGATAATGTATACCAAAAAAGTAACCGTAAACAGAAATTATTCTCAACACCTTTATCCCTTTACATCccattgttaaaaaaataaaaataaaaaaattgctatctttttttttctttcttttcttattttttccctTTAGAATGAAGGCATTAGGGTGAAGATGTTCTGCAAAGGGATGAAGGGTGTCAAAGATGGTCAACTACACATACATTACACTCAATCattaaacaataacaaaaaagaaaaaaagaaaaaaatgttaatgAAATCTGATGCATATCAAGCCACATATGTCACGGCTAAATATTAGGAAACAAATTCTTTTCAGTTTTAGTTGATTTGGTGTATCCCGTTTTATTGGCTGTAAATATCTTGTATTACCACAATTAGAAAATCAGATAGCTAATTGTTAGGTATAGTACTGTATATATAATTGATATGCTATTCAATAAAATACAAGGCAATTTGGCATGGTATCAGAGCTAGGTTGGCTCTGATAATCATCACATAAAAGAGACTTCCGCCGCTGAAATGGCTGGAGTAGGTGAGACTCCTCCAAAaagagagaattaaaaaaaaagacgaaAATGGATCCAACAAAGGACCATCGCCTTATGATATGAGCGCTAACGACAATTCTAAAAACGTAATCACACAAGTGCAATTACGAGGAGAGAACTACGAAGAATGGGCTCGAGCTGTGAAGGTGTCGCTACGTGCTAGGAGAAAGTGGGGGTTTCTAGATGGAACTCACAAGAAGCCACAAGAAGGGGCATCTGAAATGGAGGACTGGTGGACGGTTCAATCCATGCTTGTCTCATGGGTGATGAATACGATTGAGCCACGGCTGCGCTCCACCGTCTCATACGCTGAAGATGCAAAGGATCTCTGGGAAGAAATCAAGGAGCGATTTTCCATCGTGAATGGTCCTAGAATTCAACAATTGAAAGCTGAACTTGCCGAGTGCAAACAACAAGGACTGGCTATGGTGGAATAATATGAAAAACTAAAGACTCTTTGGGATGAGTTGACAAACCATGAACCAGTGCTTAGATGCTCTTGCGGAGGCTGCAAGTGTGATATTAGGTCACGATTAGATAAGAGAATGGGAGAAGAAAATGTGCGTCAGTTTCTAATGGGGTTAGAAGACGTAAGCTATGGCACAGTGCGATCTAATATTCTCGCAACGGATCCTCTACCTTCTCTCAACAGAGTGTATGCAACTTTGGTACAGGAAGAGAGAATGAAGACGATCAGCAGAACCAAGGAAGACAAAGGAAGCATAATGGAACTGGCAGTACACACTGGTACAAACACAAAAGCCGAAATGAAATAAAGTCACTTGTATGTTCTCACTGCGAAAGAACAGGACACGAGATCAAGGGTGCTTTCAACGGATTGGGTATCCGAAATGGTGGGGAGATCGATCTCGAGATGAAAAGGGAAGTAACACCAAGACCTCGCATAAGCAGGGAGGACGCTTGCGAGGGGGGCTGTCATACGTGCCAACACAGCACAAGCCACAACAGAAAAATCAAGTGACCATGAAGAAGAAATAGGAGGAAGCGCAGTGACTGGACTTAGCCAAAAACAATGGCAGACGTTGTTAGAGATGCTAAATGGCAACAACGGAAGTAGAACTAAAAGCATGACTGGTAAGGAAGGATATGTTGTGTGGATTATAGATAGTGGAGCCTCTAACCATATGACAGGGAATTCAAGAGATCTAAGGGGCCTAGAGCGTATTGAAGGATGCACGGTGGGGCTACCAAACAGAGAAGAAGTTCTTGCAAATACAAAGGGAACAGTGACTCTTGATGGAGGACTTAAATTGACCAATGTTTTATATGTGCCAAAACTAAGATGCAATTTGATTTCAGTATCACAATTAACAAAGGATGCAAATTGTACTGTACTATTTACTCATGAGCTTTGTCCTATGCAGGACCTCATTTCGAGGATGCTGATTGGAGCGGGTGAACAAAGAGATGGGCTCTACATGTATCATGGTGTTCGCAAATTCACAGCATGtcaaacccaagagaagagtagTATTGATTTTTGGCACAAGCGAATGGGACATCCTTCCTATAAAGTGGTACAAATGTTGCCGAATTTGAATGGTGGTTGTAAATTTGAAGAGAAGAATAAATTATGTGAAGTTTGTAAAAAATCTAAACAAACACGAGATAAATTTTCATCAAGTGATTCTCATCAAACACATCCTTTTGATTTAATACATTGTGATTTATGGGGGACCCTATCGTACCCCCTCTTCTTGCGGAGCACcttattttttaacaattgttgatgattattcaaGAGCAGTTTGGATATATTTGTTGTGTGAAAAGTGGGAGGTGTCAAGTGTGATGATTAATTTCTTTGCTCTCATTGAAAGGCAGTTtaataaacaagtcaaagaagTGCACAGTGATAATGGGACCGAGTTCATCTGTATGCGTCCATATTTTTTGCAGCATGGAATTGTTCATCAAACATCTTGCACTGGGACACCCCAACAAAATGGAAGGGTAGAGAGAAAACATAGAGATATTCGTAATGTAGCTCGGGCACTGAGATTTCAAGGATCTTTGCCCATTCGATTCTGGGAAGAATGTGTTTTAACTGCAGGACACTTGATCAACCTAACACCATCATCTGTTCTTAACGGAAAAACTCCTTTTGAAATGATACATGGAAAACCACCTGACTATAATCATCTTAGAGTTTTTGGCTCATTGTGTTATGCGCACAATCAACAAACCAAGGGTGATAAATTTGCCAGCCGAACTCGTACATGCGCATTTGTGGGATACCCATTTAGAAAGAAAGGATGGAAACTTTATGATATGGAAAGAAATATTTTCTTTATATCTCGTGATGTCAAATTTGTAGAAACCGAGTTTCCGTTTGCGTGTTTGGCCCAGGAAAATTTGGTTTCCACTTCTTTAGTGCATGAGAAAAATTTTTTGGAGTCCATTAATAATAAGCCCACACTTGATGTTCACAAGGAGGTCCTTCCTCAGGCTAATTCCAATGACGAGCCCATTGTTGCTGTTGGGGGGGAGGGGGGTTGAATCTCCACATACAGACCCAACAAGGACAGCTTCACCCCTCATCGAAACCAGTAGCCCCTCACCAACTGTCTCAGATGATGTGCCTCTTTCTACCGACACCACCACGCTCTCTGAACTTCCTCTGGGTCGTGGACACCGCGTAAAGCACCCTTCGATCAAGCTGCGTGATTTTGTCACCAACACGATCATTGTAAACCCGTCCATCTCTTCACCCTCTCCATCACATTCCTCAGGTCCACTCTATCCCTTATCTCAATATATGTCATGCGATAAATTTTTCGTGCAACACCGTACTTTCCTAGCAGCATTAGGGGAAGAACGTGAACCCACAAATTTTCATGAGGCAATACGTGATGCTCGATGGAGAGAAGCCATGAGCATTGAAATTAAAGCTCTTCAGGACAATGGTACTTGGCACCTTACCCATCTACCTCCGCAGAAGAAGGCTCTGGGGTGCAAATGGATTTATCGCATCAAATATCGTTCGGACGGGCAAGTTGAAAGGTTTAAGGCACGCCTCGTCATCCTTGGTAATCATCAAATTGAAGGGCTGGATTATAATGAAACCTTCGCCTGGGTCGCAAAAATGGTAACTATTCGCACTATTTTAGCTGTGGCCGCTGCTAAGGATTGGGAACTCCATCAAATGGATGTTCACAATGCCTTCCTCCATGGGGATCTTGAGGAGGATGTTTATATGAAATTGCCACCGGGATTTCACGTCCCTACTCCTGGCATGGTGTGCAAACTTCAAAAATCCCTCTACGGACAACGCCAAGCTCTGCGCTGCTGGTTCTCTAAACTTTCTTTTGCCCTCCTTCAGTACGGGTTTCAGCAGTGTGCCTCCGATCACTCATTGTTTGTCTATCGTCATCACAATATTCAGCTTGTAATGCTCGTTTATGTTGATGACCTTATCGTGGCTGGTAATAATTCTCTTGCTATTCGCCAGTTCAAGGACTACTTAAATCAATGCTTCCATATGAAAGACTTGGGGAAACTAAAATACTTTCTAGGGGTGGAAGTGGCTCGCTCTTCCACTGGCATTTTTCTTAACCAACGCAAATATACGTTAGATATTATCATGGAGACTGGCGTGCTTGGTTCTCGGCATGTGTCTACACCTATTGAAGAAAATCATCATCTTGCATTGGCTGATGGACCTTTGCTCTCTGATGCAGCCTAGTATCATCGTTTGGTTGGTCGTCTCATTTATTTGTGCTTTACTCGCCCAGAACTCTCATACAGTGTTCACATTCTTTCTCAGTTCATGCACCAGCCTCGTGAAGAACACTGGAAGGCTGCCTTACAAGTTGTTCGCTATCTAAAAAGCCGGCCTGGTCAAGGTGCTTTATTGCGCTGGGAAAACGATTTTACCTTGCATGCTTGGTGTGATTCTGATTGGGAGGGTTGCCCTCTTACTCGTCGGTCTCTCACTGGCTGGGTTATTCTCCTTGGCAACTCGCCAATTTCATGGAAAACAAAGAAACAACATACAGTGTCACGGTCCTCTGCAGAAGCCGAGTATCGCTCCATGGCTAATACCATTTGTGAACTCAAATGGTTAAAGGAACTGCTCTTGAGTCTCGGGATCTCCCACACGTAACCCATACCTCTCTCATGTGATAGCCAGGCAGCACTTCATATTGCTAAGAACCCTGTTTTTCATGAGCGTACTAAGCATATTGAGGTTGATTGTCATCTTGTTCGTGATGCTGTCATGCAGGGCCTCATCCTTCCCTCCTATGTCCCAACAAAATCTCAGGTTGCAGATATCTTGACTAAAGCTCTAAGCTCCCATTCATTCGCATCAATGTTGGACAAGTTGGGCATTAGTAACTTACATGCCCCAACTTGAGGGGGGGTAATGAAATCTGATGCATATCAAGCCACATATGTCATGGCTAAATATTAGGAAACAAATTCTTTTCAGTTTTAGTTGATTTGGTGTATCCCGTTTTATTGGCTATAAATATCTTGTATTACCACAATTAGGAAATCAGATAGCTAATTGTTAGGTACAGTACTGTATATATAATTGATATGCTATTCAATAAAACACAAGGCAATTTGGCAAATGTTAAATACAATAGTGAAGTTTAAGGCCATCAATGTCAAATGTTCTCTAACTTAGACGTGCATCTAAAGATCTGTATGAAGGTGCAATTCCAGATTGTGGAGGAGAACTATTTGAAGAAAAATCAAGAGTGCTATTTCCTTCAAATTGCTTCCACCTTTGAAGTGCTTCTGGCAATGTCATGTTAAAGTTTATTCCATATATTTCATCAACATCTGGTTCTGTAGGCTTCCACACCTCAATAAGAGGCGAAAGCACGTTCACCACATGGCTCATGTCAGGCCTTTGGTGTGGCTCCCTTGCACAGCAATGGCCTGCTAATTCTGCAACAGTGTTGATGCTACTCAAGGTTTCCTCATCAGCTTCAATTGTCAAGTCGATGATGGTTCGAAATGAATCTTTGTCAAGTAGCATTCGACGAAACCATGAAACTAGGTGGAAATTCTCTTCTGGTCTACTTTCATCAAGTGCTTTCCTTCCAGTTATGAGCTCCATCAGAATTACCCCAAAACTATACACATCAACCTTTGTTGTAAGTCTTCCAGTGGCTGCATCATTTGGAATGAgacatataaatacatatgtagcTGTCTTAAGTTGATATTTGAAAATGATTAAATGGCAATTTAGTCAAACATCTAACCATTCTCATCTATCACTTGACATGAAGACATctgcacttgagttttcaccGTGTAATAATGCGTCATAAATTAAATCAAGTGGCTAGTATAGTatagataaaagaaaaattagcaTTTACTATGTACCTACCTGCATACTCTGGTGCTAGATATCCAAAAGTTCTGGCAATTCTGGTCTGAAACGAGGCTTTTCCTTGCGGAGCAAGGCGAACTAATCCAACGTCAGCAACTTTAGCTCGCATATTATCACCGAGCAAAATATTAGATGGTTTGAGATCCCTATGGATAAAAGTTTGTTGGGCTAAACCATGAAGATATTCAACACCTCTAGCAACATCCAAAGCAATAATGAGTCTTGTCTTCCATTCAAGTGGTTTTAACCCTTCATTTTCCCAATGGAATAGATGTCTACTAAGAGTACCTTGAGGCATGTATTCATAAACAAAAAGTCTCTCATTTTCATCCAAGCAATACCCCATGAGATTAACCAAATTCCTGTGTCGAATCGTGACCACTGCTATTTCAGccatgaactcatctactccttTCTCTGCCACTATTCCTGATTGCATCATTTTAATTGCAATCCTTGTCCCATCATGCAATTTCCCTTCTACGTTGTACCTCTCTTCTCATATCTCTTTTGGCTTCCGTTTATCACTTGATCTCCTGTTCAAGTTACTCCAACCGACCATGATGTTCATGTATGAGTCCCATAATTTTAGTTGGGTGCGGAGGTTCTTCGTTCTCAGGTGGTTGTACCTTTGACTGTAGTCGTCGACTATGAGGATTTCGTGATCTTCCTTCCCCATTACGATTACTTGTTCCTTCTTGTCGTGGAGGTATCACAAGGGCTTGATCGTAACGGTTCAGACTTAGATGCAATGTGTTCGTCTTCAAATTGCTAGTCCGCCATGATTAGGTATAGATTTTCAGGTCGCCGTTAATGGTGCTAATGTTCTTATGGTTACTTGAAACAGtgatttgggcctgaacgtgaggtACAGACTCCTTTTGAGGTAGCGCCCGGCTTGTGCTGATGCCGAGGTGCTAGCCGTCTGAGTTCCTTTTGAGGAGGTGGGAATGGTACCTACAaaagactccaatgcttaagttagcaaacaACTTTACGCAGGGCTCGTTTTAGTAGATTGGATTTTGAATATA
Coding sequences:
- the LOC140177775 gene encoding uncharacterized protein, which produces MSANDNSKNVITQVQLRGENYEEWARAVKVSLRARRKWGFLDGTHKKPQEGASEMEDWWTVQSMLVSWVMNTIEPRLRSTVSYAEDAKDLWEEIKERFSIVNGPRIQQLKAELAECKQQGLAMVE
- the LOC112783378 gene encoding receptor protein kinase TMK1-like — protein: MMQSGIVAEKGVDEFMAEIAVVTIRHRNLVNLMGYCLDENERLFVYEYMPQGTLSRHLFHWENEGLKPLEWKTRLIIALDVARGVEYLHGLAQQTFIHRDLKPSNILLGDNMRAKVADVGLVRLAPQGKASFQTRIARTFGYLAPEYAATGRLTTKVDVYSFGVILMELITGRKALDESRPEENFHLVSWFRRMLLDKDSFRTIIDLTIEADEETLSSINTVAELAGHCCAREPHQRPDMSHVVNVLSPLIEVWKPTEPDVDEIYGINFNMTLPEALQRWKQFEGNSTLDFSSNSSPPQSGIAPSYRSLDARLS